CTCGCGTAGCCCACACCGGTCTGCCGCTGGCGCAGCTCACCGGCGAGGTAGCCGGCGCCGGGCTCCACCTCGGCCGGGTCGAGCCGGCGCAGCGCGTCGGCGAGCAGCTCCACCTTGGCCCGCCGGCCACTGGTGGCGCCCACGGCGGCGGAGGTGGCCGCCAGGTCGATGAACCGCACGAGGCCCATCCTGCCAGCCACCTCCGACACCGCCCGGGCATTGCCGTGCCCGGGCGGTGTCGGCGCGGTGCCGCAGCCCACGAGGGGGCGGCGGGAATCAGGCGGAGACGGGCTCCTCGATGCGCAACCCGCGGGCGCGGACCTCGCCCGCGACCCGGGAGAGCACCGAGTCGAGGGCGACCAGGGCGGCGGACAGCTCACCGAGCTGATCGTTGAGCGTGTCCTCGGACCACGCGGAGACGTCGACGTCCCCCAGTGCGCTGACGGCGGCCCCCAACCGGGCCATCACCTCGTTCGTACTCATGTTCGAAAGCCTATAGCAATCCCATCAACGACACGCCACAAACTTGCAGATCAGGCGCAAACTTGCAGTTCTCAGGCGGCGGCGACATTGCGCAGCAGCAACGCCTCGGCGAGGCACACCCGGGCGAACTCGCCGAGGTGCAGGCTCTCGTTCGGGCCGTGCGCCCGCGCGTGCGGATCCTCCACGCCTGTCACCAGGATCGCCGCCTGCGGGAACATCTCCTGGAAGGTGGCGATGAACGGGATCGAACCGCCGATACCGACGTCCACCGGGTCGGTGCCGTCCCACGCCGTACGGAACGCCGAACGGGCGGCGTCGAACATCGGCCCGGACGCGTCGATCACGCACGGGTTGCCGTCGTGCTCCAGGCTGACTGTCACCTGGGCGCCCCACGGAGCGTGCTTCTCCAGGTGCGCGCGCACCGCCGCGTACGCCCGCTTGGGGTCGTCGCCCGGGGCGAGGCGGATGCTGAGCTTCGCCTTCGCGGCCGGCACCAGGGCGTTCGGGGCCTCGCCGGTGGACGGCGCGTCGATGCCGAGCACCGACACCGCCGGCTTGGTCCAGAGCCGGTCGGTGATCCGCCCGGTGCCGATGAACTCGACGCCCTCGGCCAGCCCGGCCTCGGCGCGGATCCGGTCCTCCGGGTAGTCGACCGTGGCGCCCTCCCGAGCGACCAGCCCGTCCACCGCCACGGAGCCGGCGTCGTCGTGCAGGGTCGCCAGCAGGCGGACCAGGGCGGTCAGCGCGTCCGGCACGGCACCGCCGAACATGCCGCTGTGCACCGCGTGGTCAAGCGTGCGCACCTCGACGAAACAGTTGACGACGCCACGCAGCGAGGTGGTCAGCGCCGGTACGCCGATGTCCCAGTTGCCGGAGTCGGCGATCACGATGACGTCGGAGGTGATCTCGTCGCGGTGGTCGATCAGCAGTTGCTCAAGCGAATCGGAGCCGTACTCCTCCTCGCCCTCGATGAACAGCACCACACCGACCGGCAGCGCGTCCCCGTACGCGCGCAGCGCCGCGACGTGCGCCATGATGCCGGCCTTGTCGTCGGCCGCGCCCCGGGCGTACAGGCGGCCGTCGCGCTCCACCGGCTCGAACGGGTCGGACTCCCACAGCGACCGGTCGCCGACCGGCTGCACGTCGTGGTGGGCGTAGAGCAGCACGGTGGGCGCACCGGGCGGGGCGGCCCGACGGCCGATCACCGCGGGCTGCCCGCCGGAGCGCACGATGTCGACGTCCAGGCCGCAGCCGCGCAGCAGGTCGGCGACCGCCTCGGCGGAACGCTCCACGTGTGAGTGGTCGAAGCCCTCGAAGGCGATGCCGGGAATGCGGACGAGACGTTCCAGGTCGGCGCGTACGCCGGGCATCTCCCGCTCGACGGCGGCCCGCACCGCGGACTCGGACATGATCGGTGAGGTCATGACCGGAATCGTATGCCGGCCTTACCCAGGCGTGCCGGCCGAGCCCGTACCGTCACCGTCGCCCGCCGGGCCGGAACCCGTCCGCGCGCCCGGGGCGGCCCGACCGGCGCGGTGCGCGCGGCCGGCGGCCTCGGTGGCGGCGTCCATCCAGGAGCGGGCCCGGCCGGCCGTGCCGCCCACCCACTCGCCGACGTCGCTCGCGCCGTCGCCGAGGCGGCGCAGCAACCCGACAAGCGGGTCGGTGGAGCTGCTGAACTCCTCCCGGTACGACTCGGCGGCGGCCTTGATCTCCTCGGAGACGCTTGTCGTGGCGTCGTCGTCGCGGCGCGGATAGTCCCCGGCCAGCACCCGCCCGTACGCCCCGGAGTCGATCCACTGCCGCAGCTGCGCCGCCCGCGCCACAGGCGTCGGGTGGGTGCTCCACGCCGTCATCCGGATCTTGTGCAGGCTGTCGCGCAGGTCGCCACCACCGGCGTACTCGGCTGCCTGCTCCAGGAAGGCTGTCGTGTCGATCTGCGACAGGTCGCCGCCGCCCGCGAGCTTCATGAGCAGCCGCAGCGCGGCGGCCGGGTCCTGCCCGGCGAGCAGGCCGGCCCGGTCGGCGGACAGCTCCGCCTTGCGCCACCACTCAAGCATCGCCGCGATGATCGCCCGCAGGGCGAACGCCCCCACCGGCAGCCAGCTCAGGTTGGCCGCCCACCGGGTGAGGATCATGAGCATCGTCTTGTAGACCGCGTGCCCGCTGCCCACGTGCCCCAACTCGTGGCCGAGCAGGCAGCGCAGCTCGTCCTCGTCGAGCTGCTGCACGCACGCGGAGTTCAGCACGATGAACGGCCGGTCCAGGCCGACGGCCTCGGCGCCCAGCCAGGGCGACTGCGTCACGTACAGCTCGGGCAGCTTCGCCACGTCGAGCACCGCCGCGGCCTCGGTGTAGCGCTGCCACACCGCCGGATACTGCCGGTGATCGACGCGGATGCCGGACGCCAGCACGGAGAGCCGGAAACCCCGCTCGTTCCACATGCCGAAGAACGCCCGCACCACGTCGTCGAAGCCACGCAGCTCACGCAGCGCGACCAGGGCGCCCCGGTCGGCCGGATGCTCCCAGGCCCGCGAGCTGATGCCGGTGAGGGTGGTGCGGCGCCGCGCTGGCGCGTCCGCTGCCGTCATGATGGGTTCCCCGTTCGCCGTGACTCCTCGCATCGTGCCGCAGCGGTCGGCCGGCGTCCATGCCCCGGTCAGCGGACCCGCACGTAGTACCGGGACGCGTCGAGCGGCAGCGTCGGCGCGCCGTCGACCACCAGGTCGGCTCGCGCGGCGGTGTCGTCGGCGGCGAAGTGCGCCAGCTCCCCGGCATGCCAGCGACGCAGCTCGGGCAGGATCTCCGGCCCGTCCCGCTGGACCGCACGGGTCAGCCGCAGCGGCGCGGGCGCGGTGACGAAGACGGCGAGGGTCAGCTCCGGCCGGACCACGGCACGGGCCGCGCTGACCCCCTCCACGATCAGCACCGGCGTCATCGGCACCGGCACCGGGCGGGGCAGGAAGCACCGCCGCACCCAGCTGTAGCGCCGATAGGCCCCCGGCTGTCGTCGGCGCAGCGGGGCCAACACGTCGGCATCGAGACGAGGCCAGAAGGTGAGCTGGTCGTCCCAGCCGTCGAGCAGGTCGTCCGTGTGCACCACCGGCGGACGCCCGCCGGGCAACGCCGCCAGGGCGTCCGCGAGGTGCGCGGCGAACCGGCTCTTGCCCGCGCCGCTCGGCCCGTCGACCGCGACGAGCCGGGTCCGCCCCAACCGCGCCGGGCCCGCGAGCACCCGACGTGCCAACTCGGTGTACGCCTCGACGACCACCACCGCCGGCACCCGCGCGGCGGATCGCCCGGTCGGCCGGCCGACGTCCATCCCCTCGTCCCCGCCCTGCTCCACGCCCTCGTCCCTGCCCCCGGCACGCGCCGTCAGGCCCACGCCACTGCCGGCCCTTCTGGGCAAGCCCCTGGTGACGAGTCCGCGCACGACCGAAGTATGCCCCGCACACGCCCCGGTGGCGGGAGGTCACCGCCCAGATCGACTCGGGTTCCTTGATACCGGCGTGTCCCTGCGGCCAGGACACCCCGACATCAGGGAACCCGAGTTGATCACGCCGGTTTCAACTGGGTGACACGTCCGGCTGACGCCCCGGGTCGGTCATTCTCACGTCCGGGGGATTTGGTGCGGCGACGGGTGACGGGCGGCCCGTTCGACGCGCGGGCCGATACCCGAGTCGGCATGATCGGGTGGTGCTCCGAGACGTGATGAGCCCCGGCATTGACGCCCTGCTCGAACAGGCCCGCGCCGGGCTGCACCGATTGACTCCACAGCAGACCGTCGAGGCGGTCCGCGGTGGCGCTCTGCTTGTCGACACCCGTACCGACACGCAACGCCGCGAACAGGGTGACCTGCCCGGGGCGGTCGTCATCGACCGCACGGTGCTGGAATGGCGGCTCGATCCGGCCAGCGCCTGGCGCATCCCGGAGGCCACCGCCTACGACCGGGAGATCGTGGTGGTGTGCCGCCAGGGCTACAGCTCCAGCCTGGCCGCCGCCAGCCTTCAGACCCTCGGCCTGCGCCGGGCCACCGACATGATCGGCGGCGTCGACGCGTGGCTGGCCGCCGGCCTGCCCACCACGGACCGCCCCGCCGACATCCGGCTCTGAACCCCGGCCCTGAGCCGCCCTGCTCCGCGTCGGCCACGCCCCGCAGCTGGAGGTCGCCCCGCAACCGCAGGTCTGCGCGGCACGTCTGCCCGCGCCGCCGGAGATCACGCTGAAACGTGGATGTAGTGGCATCCCGGTTTCGTCGACACCACAACTTCATTGATCGAGCACGATCTTGCGGCGCCGCACAGCGCACGGCCACACGCACAGCGCACGGCCACACGCTCAGCGCACGCCCTACGCTCAGCGCGCAGCCACAGGCGGATCACGCGCGCTCGCGCGGTCCAGTGGCATCCCACGGATCGTGTGCGATCTCGCGGCCCCCCGGGTCAGGCTCAGGTCGGCGGGGCGCCGGGTGGGATGAAGGGGAGACCTGGGGGTGGGCCGCTCTCGATGAGGCGCCAGAGGGCGTCGGTGTCCAGGTGCTCCTCGACGAGGTCGCCGAGCAGGTCGAGCGAGCCTTCCCGGGCGGCGGCGAAGCTGGTGGCCGGCGCGACCCGGAACCCGCTGCGCCCGGCCAGCCGGGCCGCCTCGGTGAGGAACCAGCGGCGGAACCCGTCGGACTCGAACGCCCCGTGCCAGTGCGTACCGTGCACCGCGCCGAGCACCGCGCCCTCACCGCTGCCGTCTGCCCCCGTCAGCAACGGGGTCAGGGCCGGGTCGGTCTGCGAGACGTACCCGTGGTGGATCTCGTAGCCGCGGACCGCCACGTCGCCGGGGCCGGTGCCGACCGACTGCCGGACGGTCTTGCGGGGATCGAAGGTGATCTCGATGGGCAGCAGGCCGAGCCCGGGCACGCTGCCCTGCCGGCTCTCGACCGGGTCGTGGATGGCCCGGCTGAGCATCTGGAAGCCGCCGCAGAGGCCGAGCAGCGGCTTGCCGGCTGCCACGTGTCTGGTCACCGCGTCGGCGAGGCCGGTCTCGCGTAGCCAGGCGAGGTCCGCGACTGTCGACTTCGAGCCGGGCAGGACGATCAGGTCGGCGGCGGCCAGTTCGGCCGGTTCGACGGTGAGGCGTACGCGCACGCCCGGCTCGGTGGCGAGAGCCTCCACGTCGGTGGCGTTGCTGATGCGGGGTAGCCGGACGACGGCCACGTCCAACCAGTCGGTGCCGTGCGGAGCGGCGGGGCGGCCGAGCACCCGGCCGTAGGCCAGCGAGTCCTCCGCGTCGAGCCAGAGGTCGAGCGACCAGGGCAGCACCCCGTACGTGGGACGGCCGGTCACGTGGCGCAGCATGTCCAGCCCGGGCTGGAGCAGACCGAGGTCGCCGCGGAACTTGTTGATCACGAAGCCGGCGATGAGCGCCTGGTCGGCCGGGTCGAGCAGGGCCACCGTGCCGAACATCGAGGCGAAGACGCCACCCCGGTCGATGTCGCCGACCACGATCGCGGGCAGGTCGGCGTGCCGCGCCAGCCCCATGTTCACGTAGTCCCCGGCCCGCAGGTTGATCTCCGCCGGGCTCCCGGCGCCCTCGCAGATCACCACGTCGTACGCGGCCCGCAGCTCGGCAAGCGCCGTGTACGCGGTCTCGGCGAGCTGGGGCCGCAACTGTCGGAAGGTGCCGGCGGTGATCGTGTCGACAGCCGTACCGAGGAGGACCACCTGGCTGGCCAGATCACTGCCGGGCTTGAGCAGCACCGGATTGAAGCGCAGGTCCGGGGCGAGCCCGCTGGCGGCGGCCTGCATGGCCTGGGCGCGGCCGATCTCACCGCCGCGGCCGTCCGGCCCGACCACGACGGCCGAGTTGTTCGACATGTTCTGCGCCTTGAACGGCGCCACCTTCACGCCCTGCCGGTGCAGCCACCGGCAGATGCCGGCGGTGAGCACGCTCTTGCCGGCGTCGGAGGTGGTGCCGGCGACCAGCAGCCCGCCGCTCATCGCCCGTTCACCCGCCCCGCCGCGCCCCGGACCAGGCCACGCCCCGACCCGGCTCCGCAGGTCAGCAGGCCGCCTCGCCGCCCAGCCATCCGCAAGCCACCCCCGTCGTTGGCCCCGCCGGACAGCAGGCCACCCACAGACTGGGCACCGCCGGACAGCAGGCCACCCACAGACTGGGCACCGCCGGACAGCAGGCCCCCCACAGACTGGGCACCGCCGGACAGCAGGCCCCCCACAGACTGGGCACCGCCGGACAGCAGGCCACCGACGGACCCGTCCCTGCCGGACAGCAGGCCGCCCCCGGGCCCGAGGGCGACGGCCCGCAGGCTGCGGCGGGCGACGGCGCCGGCCAGGCGGCCGACCGTCACCGGGTACGCGGCCGCCAACCCGAGTGCGGCCAGGCCGACAGCGCCGGAGATGCGGGCCGCCCGCTTGAGGTGTCGTGCCTCGGGACGGGGGCCGTCGCCAAGGAACGGGCGGACCTCGGAGCGCCCGAAGTACATGTTGCGGCCACCGAGGCGGACACCGAGCGCGCCGGCCATCGCCGCTTCGCACTGGCCGGCGTTGGGGCTCGGGTGATCGTTGCGGTCCCGTCGCCACACCCGCCA
The DNA window shown above is from Micromonospora lupini and carries:
- a CDS encoding M48 family metallopeptidase, coding for MTAADAPARRRTTLTGISSRAWEHPADRGALVALRELRGFDDVVRAFFGMWNERGFRLSVLASGIRVDHRQYPAVWQRYTEAAAVLDVAKLPELYVTQSPWLGAEAVGLDRPFIVLNSACVQQLDEDELRCLLGHELGHVGSGHAVYKTMLMILTRWAANLSWLPVGAFALRAIIAAMLEWWRKAELSADRAGLLAGQDPAAALRLLMKLAGGGDLSQIDTTAFLEQAAEYAGGGDLRDSLHKIRMTAWSTHPTPVARAAQLRQWIDSGAYGRVLAGDYPRRDDDATTSVSEEIKAAAESYREEFSSSTDPLVGLLRRLGDGASDVGEWVGGTAGRARSWMDAATEAAGRAHRAGRAAPGARTGSGPAGDGDGTGSAGTPG
- a CDS encoding rhodanese-like domain-containing protein, coding for MSPGIDALLEQARAGLHRLTPQQTVEAVRGGALLVDTRTDTQRREQGDLPGAVVIDRTVLEWRLDPASAWRIPEATAYDREIVVVCRQGYSSSLAAASLQTLGLRRATDMIGGVDAWLAAGLPTTDRPADIRL
- a CDS encoding uridine kinase family protein codes for the protein MEQGGDEGMDVGRPTGRSAARVPAVVVVEAYTELARRVLAGPARLGRTRLVAVDGPSGAGKSRFAAHLADALAALPGGRPPVVHTDDLLDGWDDQLTFWPRLDADVLAPLRRRQPGAYRRYSWVRRCFLPRPVPVPMTPVLIVEGVSAARAVVRPELTLAVFVTAPAPLRLTRAVQRDGPEILPELRRWHAGELAHFAADDTAARADLVVDGAPTLPLDASRYYVRVR
- a CDS encoding cobyric acid synthase; translation: MSGGLLVAGTTSDAGKSVLTAGICRWLHRQGVKVAPFKAQNMSNNSAVVVGPDGRGGEIGRAQAMQAAASGLAPDLRFNPVLLKPGSDLASQVVLLGTAVDTITAGTFRQLRPQLAETAYTALAELRAAYDVVICEGAGSPAEINLRAGDYVNMGLARHADLPAIVVGDIDRGGVFASMFGTVALLDPADQALIAGFVINKFRGDLGLLQPGLDMLRHVTGRPTYGVLPWSLDLWLDAEDSLAYGRVLGRPAAPHGTDWLDVAVVRLPRISNATDVEALATEPGVRVRLTVEPAELAAADLIVLPGSKSTVADLAWLRETGLADAVTRHVAAGKPLLGLCGGFQMLSRAIHDPVESRQGSVPGLGLLPIEITFDPRKTVRQSVGTGPGDVAVRGYEIHHGYVSQTDPALTPLLTGADGSGEGAVLGAVHGTHWHGAFESDGFRRWFLTEAARLAGRSGFRVAPATSFAAAREGSLDLLGDLVEEHLDTDALWRLIESGPPPGLPFIPPGAPPT
- a CDS encoding dipeptidase → MSESAVRAAVEREMPGVRADLERLVRIPGIAFEGFDHSHVERSAEAVADLLRGCGLDVDIVRSGGQPAVIGRRAAPPGAPTVLLYAHHDVQPVGDRSLWESDPFEPVERDGRLYARGAADDKAGIMAHVAALRAYGDALPVGVVLFIEGEEEYGSDSLEQLLIDHRDEITSDVIVIADSGNWDIGVPALTTSLRGVVNCFVEVRTLDHAVHSGMFGGAVPDALTALVRLLATLHDDAGSVAVDGLVAREGATVDYPEDRIRAEAGLAEGVEFIGTGRITDRLWTKPAVSVLGIDAPSTGEAPNALVPAAKAKLSIRLAPGDDPKRAYAAVRAHLEKHAPWGAQVTVSLEHDGNPCVIDASGPMFDAARSAFRTAWDGTDPVDVGIGGSIPFIATFQEMFPQAAILVTGVEDPHARAHGPNESLHLGEFARVCLAEALLLRNVAAA